One region of Brassica napus cultivar Da-Ae chromosome A10, Da-Ae, whole genome shotgun sequence genomic DNA includes:
- the LOC106370843 gene encoding uncharacterized protein LOC106370843 isoform X4: MILTMFRTTPALSAKKRKAKRNITSDVCLIFIYKEEDCQWVHLKSRLMKWIWSLKTTTKTTIATRSVVKFEDGYSVETVFDGSKLGIEPYAVEVLPNGELLVLDYENSNIYKISSSLSLCGHAPSLIRHHLVPICG, encoded by the exons ATGATATTAACAATGTTTAGAACAACACCGGCTCTATCCGCTAAAAAGCGAAAAGCAAAACGCAACATAACATCTGATGTCTgcctaatctttatatataaagaaga AGATTGTCAATGGGTTCATCTCAAATCACGGCTCATGAAATGGATATGGTCACTCAAAACCACCACCAAAACAA CAATTGCGACGAGATCAGTGGTGAAATTCGAGGATGGGTATTCAGTGGAGACGGTCTTCGACGGGAGCAAACTCGGTATTGAACCTTATGCGGTTGAGGTCTTGCCTAACGGCGAGCTGCTTGTTCTTGATTATGAGAACAGTAACATCTACAAGATCTCATCTTCTCTTTCCCTAT GTGGCCATGCCCCTTCTTTGATTCGTCATCACCTTGTGCCCATTTGTG GTTGA
- the LOC106370843 gene encoding uncharacterized protein LOC106370843 isoform X1 has protein sequence MILTMFRTTPALSAKKRKAKRNITSDVCLIFIYKEEDCQWVHLKSRLMKWIWSLKTTTKTTIATRSVVKFEDGYSVETVFDGSKLGIEPYAVEVLPNGELLVLDYENSNIYKISSSLSLCGHAPSLIRHHLVPICDCRVTASNLLLIWFDGGEEMMELIDAFPKPLYVCKSRIKKKRKRKIRMDHFF, from the exons ATGATATTAACAATGTTTAGAACAACACCGGCTCTATCCGCTAAAAAGCGAAAAGCAAAACGCAACATAACATCTGATGTCTgcctaatctttatatataaagaaga AGATTGTCAATGGGTTCATCTCAAATCACGGCTCATGAAATGGATATGGTCACTCAAAACCACCACCAAAACAA CAATTGCGACGAGATCAGTGGTGAAATTCGAGGATGGGTATTCAGTGGAGACGGTCTTCGACGGGAGCAAACTCGGTATTGAACCTTATGCGGTTGAGGTCTTGCCTAACGGCGAGCTGCTTGTTCTTGATTATGAGAACAGTAACATCTACAAGATCTCATCTTCTCTTTCCCTAT GTGGCCATGCCCCTTCTTTGATTCGTCATCACCTTGTGCCCATTTGTG ATTGCAGAGTCACTGCCTCAAATCTGCTTCTTATTTGGTTTGACGGGGGGGAAGAGATGATGGAGCTCATTGATGCATTTCCAAAACCTCTATATGTATGTAAAAGTCGtatcaagaaaaaaagaaaaagaaaaataagaatgGATCATTTCTTTTAA
- the LOC106370843 gene encoding uncharacterized protein LOC106370843 isoform X2, translating to MILTMFRTTPALSAKKRKAKRNITSDVCLIFIYKEEDCQWVHLKSRLMKWIWSLKTTTKTTIATRSVVKFEDGYSVETVFDGSKLGIEPYAVEVLPNGELLVLDYENSNIYKISSSLSLCGHAPSLIRHHLVPICDRSFIRKTETTLPGSCKLMPD from the exons ATGATATTAACAATGTTTAGAACAACACCGGCTCTATCCGCTAAAAAGCGAAAAGCAAAACGCAACATAACATCTGATGTCTgcctaatctttatatataaagaaga AGATTGTCAATGGGTTCATCTCAAATCACGGCTCATGAAATGGATATGGTCACTCAAAACCACCACCAAAACAA CAATTGCGACGAGATCAGTGGTGAAATTCGAGGATGGGTATTCAGTGGAGACGGTCTTCGACGGGAGCAAACTCGGTATTGAACCTTATGCGGTTGAGGTCTTGCCTAACGGCGAGCTGCTTGTTCTTGATTATGAGAACAGTAACATCTACAAGATCTCATCTTCTCTTTCCCTAT GTGGCCATGCCCCTTCTTTGATTCGTCATCACCTTGTGCCCATTTGTG ATAGAAGCTTCATAAGGAAAACCGAAACAACTCTCCCTGGCTCTTGCAAGTTGATGCCAGACTAA
- the LOC106370843 gene encoding uncharacterized protein LOC106370843 isoform X3 gives MILTMFRTTPALSAKKRKAKRNITSDVCLIFIYKEEDCQWVHLKSRLMKWIWSLKTTTKTTIATRSVVKFEDGYSVETVFDGSKLGIEPYAVEVLPNGELLVLDYENSNIYKISSSLSLCGHAPSLIRHHLVPICEMQIEAS, from the exons ATGATATTAACAATGTTTAGAACAACACCGGCTCTATCCGCTAAAAAGCGAAAAGCAAAACGCAACATAACATCTGATGTCTgcctaatctttatatataaagaaga AGATTGTCAATGGGTTCATCTCAAATCACGGCTCATGAAATGGATATGGTCACTCAAAACCACCACCAAAACAA CAATTGCGACGAGATCAGTGGTGAAATTCGAGGATGGGTATTCAGTGGAGACGGTCTTCGACGGGAGCAAACTCGGTATTGAACCTTATGCGGTTGAGGTCTTGCCTAACGGCGAGCTGCTTGTTCTTGATTATGAGAACAGTAACATCTACAAGATCTCATCTTCTCTTTCCCTAT GTGGCCATGCCCCTTCTTTGATTCGTCATCACCTTGTGCCCATTTGTG AGATGCAGATAGAAGCTTCATAA